Proteins from one Rosa chinensis cultivar Old Blush chromosome 7, RchiOBHm-V2, whole genome shotgun sequence genomic window:
- the LOC112180475 gene encoding squalene monooxygenase SE1-like → MREACFGYLSLGGICSYGPISLLSGLNPRPLHLFLHFFAVAIYGVGRLMLPFPSPQRTWLGVRLILSASGIIFPIIKGEGVRQMFFPATVPAYYRAPPVQ, encoded by the exons ATGCGTGAAGCATGTTTTGGTTATTTGAGCCTTGGAGGCATCTGTTCATATGGACCAATATCTCTTCTCTCTGGTCTTAACCCTCGTCCACTTCACctatttctccatttctttgccGTTGCTATCTATGGTGTTGGGCGCTTGATGCTTCCATTCCCTTCTCCTCAACGCACATGGCTTGGGGTTAGATTGATCTTG AGTGCATCAGGGATCATATTTCCCATTATAAAGGGTGAAGGAGTTAGACAGATGTTCTTTCCTGCAACAGTACCAGCATATTACAGAGCTCCTCCTGTTcaatga
- the LOC112179021 gene encoding uncharacterized protein LOC112179021, protein MAIDSVEGGSVRRKSWWLDSSIAVEFLDPDILGFLRRSRIPLLCCPAVGVSTFSFESTSHSDSVVCVLGKSPEVYWYTSILDICLTKCSDERPKPHCAALFAFGQWQDFRSTRLVGC, encoded by the exons ATGGCGATCGACTCGGTAGAGGGAGGTTCGGTCCGGCGGAAAAGTTGGTGGCTCGATTCGTCGATCGCCGTCGAGTTTCTTGACCCCgatattctagggttcttgagacGGAGCAG GATACCATTACTTTGCTGTCCAGCTGTGGGGGTTTCTACTTTCTCGTTTGAA TCAACCAGCCACAGTGATTCAGTGGTTTGTGTACTTGGGAAGTCTCCTGAGGTCTACTGGTACACATCAATATTGGACATCTGCTTAACCAAGTGTTCTGACGAGAGACCCAAGCCACACTGCGCCGCTTTGTTTGCATTCGGACAGTGGCAAGATTTCAG ATCAACAAGGCTAGTTGGATGTTGA